A DNA window from Candidatus Protochlamydia naegleriophila contains the following coding sequences:
- a CDS encoding phospho-sugar mutase has translation MNVKEKIIFDLVTQKNVDLWLEGQYDEETKATIRQLLLEDPKQIIDAFFTNLTFGTGGLRGIMGVGTNRMNFYTVRAATQGLANYILKQPKEAGKEYAVFIGYDSRHHSREFAEETAKVLAGNGIRVYLFKDIRPTPLVSFACRYKKCVAAVMITASHNPPEYNGYKVYWSDGAQLVPPHDLGVIAEAAKITDPAQVKAVDSVSNPLIEEIAGEIDEAYLKDINTLQNYPQINQKEGHRLKVVYTSLHGTGITVVPKALKEWGFTQLAFVEPQIIPDGSFPTIRVPNPEEHAALKLGIDVMQKTHSDLLIANDPDADRMGVAVAYNGEAVLLNGNQICALLLEHVLEALTKHNRLPSKAAFIKTIGTTELFQAICDTYQRPCFNVLTGFKYIAEKIREWETLPNGYQFIFGGEESYGYLLGTYSRDKDAVVCSALICELALQAKIEGKTLVDKLYDLYHKYGIYQEKLLSINFGETKEGKEQMTLGMQKLRASHLADIVGIPVVAIEDYEASAKFHLKTGQTEPINLPVSDVLLYWLEDGTKVMVRPSGTEPKVKIYCGLVEKSFNSISEGIEAAQKRCDVILLFMKNHLMS, from the coding sequence ATGAACGTTAAAGAAAAAATTATTTTTGATCTAGTCACGCAAAAAAATGTCGACCTCTGGCTAGAGGGTCAATACGATGAAGAAACTAAAGCCACTATCAGACAGCTCTTGCTTGAAGATCCCAAGCAGATCATCGACGCCTTCTTTACCAACCTAACCTTTGGAACAGGGGGGCTGCGTGGTATCATGGGGGTTGGCACCAACCGCATGAATTTTTATACCGTCCGAGCCGCCACACAAGGCCTTGCCAACTATATTCTCAAACAACCCAAAGAAGCCGGCAAAGAGTACGCCGTTTTTATCGGATACGACTCTCGCCACCACTCACGAGAGTTTGCAGAAGAAACCGCCAAAGTATTAGCCGGCAATGGTATTAGAGTCTATCTATTTAAAGATATACGCCCGACTCCACTCGTCTCTTTTGCTTGTCGCTATAAAAAATGCGTGGCAGCAGTAATGATCACCGCCTCTCATAATCCGCCTGAATACAATGGTTATAAAGTGTATTGGTCTGATGGTGCACAACTCGTTCCTCCACACGACTTAGGCGTCATCGCAGAAGCAGCTAAAATTACCGACCCCGCTCAAGTCAAGGCGGTAGACTCAGTCTCTAATCCCTTAATAGAGGAGATCGCGGGGGAAATTGATGAAGCCTATTTAAAAGACATCAATACTCTTCAAAATTATCCTCAAATTAACCAAAAAGAAGGGCATCGATTAAAAGTCGTTTATACGAGCCTGCATGGAACAGGAATTACCGTCGTCCCAAAAGCCTTAAAAGAGTGGGGCTTTACCCAACTAGCGTTTGTAGAACCACAAATTATTCCAGATGGCTCTTTTCCAACAATTCGCGTGCCAAATCCAGAAGAACACGCAGCTTTAAAGCTTGGAATCGATGTTATGCAGAAAACGCACAGCGACCTTTTGATTGCAAATGATCCGGATGCAGACCGCATGGGAGTTGCAGTTGCTTACAACGGAGAAGCTGTATTATTAAATGGAAATCAAATCTGCGCCCTCCTGCTAGAACACGTATTGGAAGCGCTTACTAAACACAATCGGTTACCCTCTAAGGCAGCCTTCATCAAAACAATCGGGACGACCGAGCTCTTCCAGGCTATTTGCGATACCTACCAACGCCCCTGCTTCAACGTTCTGACAGGTTTTAAATACATCGCAGAGAAAATCCGTGAATGGGAAACTCTTCCCAACGGCTATCAATTCATCTTTGGCGGTGAAGAATCGTACGGCTACTTACTCGGAACCTATTCTCGGGATAAAGATGCTGTTGTCTGCAGTGCGCTAATTTGCGAATTAGCTCTCCAAGCCAAAATAGAAGGCAAAACGCTTGTAGATAAGCTTTACGATCTCTATCACAAGTATGGCATTTATCAAGAAAAACTGCTTTCTATCAACTTTGGTGAAACCAAAGAGGGTAAAGAGCAAATGACGCTTGGAATGCAGAAACTTCGTGCTTCCCATTTAGCAGACATCGTAGGCATCCCAGTTGTAGCAATCGAAGACTACGAAGCTTCAGCAAAGTTTCATTTAAAAACTGGCCAGACAGAACCAATCAACCTGCCCGTTTCGGATGTTCTCTTGTACTGGCTTGAAGACGGTACAAAAGTAATGGTCCGCCCTTCAGGCACCGAACCAAAAGTAAAAATCTACTGTGGCCTCGTTGAAAAGAGTTTTAATAGCATTTCAGAAGGAATTGAAGCTGCCCAAAAGAGATGCGATGTCATTCTTCTATTCATGAAAAATCACCTGATGTCTTAA
- the pseI gene encoding pseudaminic acid synthase, with protein MQEVTIGTVKIGPAHPPFIIAEVSANHNGSLERALQLVEEAAKAGVHAVKFQTYTPDTITLNVRGGEFLITEPTSLWAGSNLYDLYQEAYMPWEWHQPLFQRCNELGLIVFSTPFDETAVDFLETLQVPCYKIASPEIVDLPLIKKVASKGKPMIISTGAATLVEIGEAVETARHGGCNEIILLKCTAAYPAKPVDINLRAIPHLSACFNTLVGLSDHTLGLGVPVAAIALGSCVIEKHLTRAREEGGVDSAFSLEPHEFEMLVTESKRAWEALGNIQYAPLKAEKTTLSHRPSLYFVEDLVEGDIVQPRHVRSVRPSKGLPPKEIDNIIGLELRQAVQKGTPVSWHCFRFS; from the coding sequence ATGCAAGAAGTTACGATTGGAACGGTCAAAATCGGACCCGCTCATCCTCCTTTCATTATAGCTGAAGTATCGGCCAATCATAATGGATCGCTTGAGCGTGCCCTGCAATTGGTGGAAGAGGCTGCTAAGGCTGGCGTTCATGCCGTCAAATTCCAAACCTATACTCCCGACACAATTACATTGAATGTGAGGGGAGGGGAATTTCTGATTACAGAGCCAACAAGTTTATGGGCAGGTAGCAATCTCTACGATCTTTATCAGGAAGCCTATATGCCTTGGGAGTGGCATCAACCCCTTTTTCAGCGCTGTAATGAACTTGGTTTAATAGTCTTCAGCACGCCTTTCGATGAAACGGCCGTGGACTTTCTAGAGACTCTTCAGGTTCCATGCTATAAAATTGCATCGCCAGAAATTGTCGATTTGCCTTTGATTAAAAAAGTTGCCTCTAAAGGCAAGCCTATGATCATTTCAACTGGGGCAGCGACGCTCGTAGAAATTGGAGAGGCTGTTGAAACGGCTCGTCATGGCGGCTGCAATGAGATCATTTTGCTTAAATGCACGGCTGCGTACCCAGCCAAACCGGTCGATATTAATTTGCGCGCGATTCCTCATTTATCTGCCTGCTTCAATACCTTGGTTGGGTTGTCTGATCATACGCTTGGGCTTGGAGTTCCAGTTGCAGCCATTGCTCTTGGTAGCTGTGTGATTGAAAAGCACCTGACTCGTGCACGTGAAGAGGGGGGAGTAGATAGCGCTTTTTCTCTTGAACCGCATGAATTTGAAATGCTCGTAACAGAGAGTAAACGGGCTTGGGAGGCTCTTGGAAATATACAATATGCCCCTTTAAAAGCTGAAAAGACAACTCTCTCTCATCGTCCCTCGCTTTACTTTGTGGAAGATTTAGTTGAGGGGGATATTGTCCAACCCCGCCATGTTAGATCGGTTAGGCCAAGCAAGGGGCTGCCGCCCAAAGAGATTGACAATATCATCGGGCTGGAGCTGAGACAGGCCGTTCAAAAAGGAACACCTGTTAGTTGGCACTGCTTTCGTTTTTCATAA